A genomic region of Miscanthus floridulus cultivar M001 chromosome 3, ASM1932011v1, whole genome shotgun sequence contains the following coding sequences:
- the LOC136544816 gene encoding uncharacterized protein isoform X1, producing MSKLHNQQVPMPPQPTVAEAQAKRKALTDAEAQPKRQKSMPIPTSALMSAIRPESVDTTEQAVNPPVQDIPSVIIPQEPTTDEATEDIPSASSADPPHGILQAASSSQVQEIALKQEQDSPNNLFSFAIDISDDDGEETSSSLALGTISVEIKSKLEALLNLLQQDTAQLVDDLDFAKAIFKTIRGQVPADVEEVLFPAAHLESRQLQYQRAAQRITDRAAQAQLKEEMLQLKQIADEKHKGISNFETSGAELKQKILDLSAKRMALLAELKEVEAALTHAQQEESQLSNAIKALQQERDIQAHKALAMKKKLKPVEGAADEDIKEMKEADQIRLRAILTIQSLLNL from the exons atgtccaagctccacaaccaacaagtgccgatgcccccccagccaaccgttgctgaggcccaagcaaagcgcaaagccttaacagatgccgaggcacagccaaaacgacagaagtccatgccgatccccacatctgccctaaTGTCTGCAAtccggccagaatcagtcgatacaactgagcaagcagttaatcctcctgtacaggacataccatcggtcatcataccccaagagccaaccactgatgaggccacagaggatatcccatcggcaagctcagccgatcctccacacggcatactccaggctgcttcctccagccaagtacaggaaattgccttgaaacag gaacaagactccccaaacaacttattttcctttgccattgacatttctgacgatgatggagaggaaacaagttcttcccttgcactgggaacaatatcggtagaaattaagtccaagttggaagctctcctgaacttgttacagcaggatactgcccaactggtagatgacttggacttcgcaaaggcaattttcaaaacaatccgtggccaggtccctgccgatgtcgaagaagtactcttcccagcagcccatttagaaagccgccaattgcaatatcaacgggctgctcaacgcattaccgatagagcagctcaggctcaactcaaagaagagatgctacaattgaaacagattgccgatgagaagcacaagggcatcagcAACTTTGaaacttcgggtgctgaacttaagcagaaaatcttagatttatcggcaaagaggatggctctattggctgaattgaaagaagtcgaggcagccttaactcatgcccaacaagaagaaagccagctatccaatgccatcaaggcccttcagcaagaaagagacatccaggctcacaaagccttggccatgaagaaaaaactcaagcctgtggagggtgctgccgatgaagacatcaaagaaatgaaggaagccgaccagattcgtctgcgtgcgatattgactatccaatccttgttaaacttgtaa
- the LOC136544815 gene encoding putative xyloglucan glycosyltransferase 10, giving the protein MAPWSGLWGGRAVLAGRDAYRGTPVVVRMENPNSWSISEIDDDEDDDDYGGGRRRRRRRRRGKNAKRIIWVLLLKAHRAAGCLAWLASAAVTLGCAARRRVAAGRPDADDGAPAPVPASAPTSPPPRRSRLYAFIRALLLLSLFLLAAELVAHANGRRLAAAAVSLGSLHASWVRFRAAYVAPPLQRLADACVALFLVQSADRVAQSLGCLYIRLRRVRHEPVSPPAVPDAEDPGAGYFPMVLVQIPMCNEKEVYQQSIAAVCNLDWPRSSLLVQVLDDSDDPVTQALIREEVDRWRRHGVRIVYRHRVLREGYKAGNLKSAMSCSYVKDYEYVAIFDADFQPYPDFLRRTVPHFKDNEDLGLVQARWSFVNKDENLLTRLQNINLCFHFEVEQQVNGVFINFFGFNGTAGVWRIRALEDSGGWMERTTVEDMDVAVRAHLKGWKFIFLNDVECQCELPESYEAYRKQQHRWHSGPMQLFRLCLPDIIRCKMAVWKKANLIFLFFLLRKLILPFYSFTLFCIILPLTMFVPEAELPDWVVCYVPALMSLLNVAPAPRSFPFVIPYLLFENTMSVTKFNAMVSGLFQLRGAYEWVVTKKSGRPSSEQGLAAAPATKCQQQREEEEAVTEQTGTTRTRRYKRMYKKELALSLLLLTAAARSLLSKQGMHFYFLLFQGVSFLLVGLDLIGEDVK; this is encoded by the exons ATGGCGCCGTGGAGCGGCCTCTGGGGCGGCAGGGCCGTCCTCGCCGGCCGCGACGCCTACCGCGGCACCCCGGTCGTCGTCCGGATGGAGAACCCCAACAGCTGGTCCATCTCCGAGATCGACGACGACGAAGACGACGATGACTACGGCGGGggccggaggcggcggcggcggcggaggaggggcaAGAACGCGAAGCGGATCATCTGGGTGCTGCTCCTCAAGGCGCACCGCGCCGCGGGGTGCCTGGCGTGGCTGGCCTCCGCGGCCGTCACGCTCGGTTGCGCGGCGCGGCGCCGCGtcgcggccggccggccggacgCCGACGACGGAGCGCCCGCGCCCGTCCCCGCGTCCGCTCCCACGAGTCCGCCGCCGCGGCGTTCCCGGCTCTACGCGTTCATCCGGGCGCTGCTCCTGCTGTCGCTGTTCCTCCTGGCCGCCGAGCTCGTCGCGCACGCCAACGGCAGGCGCCTCGCCGCCGCTGCGGTGTCGCTCGGCTCGCTCCACGCCTCCTGGGTGCGCTTCCGCGCCGCCTACGTGGCGCCGCCGCTCCAGCGCCTCGCCGACGCCTGCGTCGCGCTCTTCCTCGTCCAGAGCGCCGACCGCGTCGCCCAGAGCCTCGGCTGCCTCTACATCCGCCTCAGGCGCGTCAGGCACGAACCCGTGTCGCCGCCGGCGGTGCCCGACGCCGAGGACCCCGGTGCCGGCTACTTCCCCATGGTGCTCGTCCAGATACCAATGTGCAACGAGAAGGAG GTGTACCAGCAGTCCATCGCGGCGGTCTGCAACTTGGACTGGCCGAGGTCCAGCCTGCTGGTGCAGGTGCTGGACGACTCCGACGACCCCGTCACGCAGGCACTGATAAGGGAGGAGGTGGACAGGTGGCGGCGCCACGGCGTGCGCATCGTGTACCGCCACCGCGTGCTCAGGGAAGGGTACAAGGCCGGCAACCTCAAGTCGGCGATGAGCTGCAGCTACGTCAAGGACTACGAGTACGTGGCCATCTTCGACGCCGACTTCCAGCCTTACCCTGACTTCCTGCGGCGCACGGTGCCGCATTTCAAG GACAATGAGGATTTGGGGCTGGTGCAGGCGCGGTGGTCGTTCGTGAACAAGGATGAGAACCTGCTGACGCGGCTGCAGAACATCAACCTGTGCTTCCACTTCGAGGTGGAGCAGCAGGTGAACGGCGTGTTCATCAACTTCTTCGGGTTCAACGGCACGGCCGGGGTGTGGAGGATCAGGGCTCTGGAGGATTCAGGGGGCTGGATGGAGCGGACCACCGTCGAGGACATGGACGTCGCGGTCCGGGCGCATCTCAAAGGCTGGAAGTTCATCTTCCTCAACGATGTGGAG TGCCAGTGCGAGTTGCCGGAGTCGTACGAGGCTTACCGGAAGCAGCAGCACCGGTGGCATTCAGGGCCAATGCAGCTCTTCAGGCTGTGCTTGCCGGACATCATCAGATGCAAG ATGGCGGTGTGGAAGAAGGCGAACctgatcttcctcttcttcctgctGCGGAAGCTGATCCTGCCCTTCTACTCCTTCACGCTCTTCTGCATCATCCTGCCGCTGACCATGTTCGTGCCCGAAGCCGAGCTCCCGGACTGGGTGGTGTGTTACGTCCCCGCGCTCATGTCGCTGCTCAACGTGGCGCCGGCGCCCCGGTCGTTCCCGTTCGTGATCCCGTACCTCCTGTTCGAGAACACCATGTCCGTGACCAAGTTCAACGCCATGGTGTCCGGCCTGTTCCAGCTCCGCGGCGCCTACGAGTGGGTGGTCACCAAGAAGTCCGGCCGCCCGTCGTCGGAGCAAGGCCTCGCCGCCGCGCCGGCTACCAAGTGCCAGCAgcagcgggaggaggaggaggccgtgaCGGAGCAGACtgggacgacgaggacgaggaggtacAAGCGGATGTACAAGAAGGAGCTGGCgctgtcgctgctgctgctgacgGCCGCCGCCCGGAGCTTGCTGTCGAAGCAAGGGATGCACTTCTACTTCCTGCTGTTCCAGGGGGTCTCGTTCCTCTTGGTCGGCCTCGACCTCATCGGCGAGGACGTGAAATGA
- the LOC136544816 gene encoding uncharacterized protein isoform X2 produces the protein MIDPDYAIPDDAVNNPAPSMSKSGKPFDLRPISPISPIGYNAPTLATLTHQKTRAKTITSKSKLATARATPLAAAITLIKAFKGVRAAAGSSSAIPPTSSTTTSDKPSEQQMGTSASVPDVQAPQPTSADAPPANRC, from the exons atgatcgaccctgactacgccattcctgatgacgca gttaacaacccagcaccatctatgagcaaaagtggaaaacccttcgatcttcggcctatttccccgatatcaccgatcggctacaacgcccccaccttagctactttgactcaccagaagacccgtgccaagaccatcacctccaagtccaaattggctacagctagggccactccattggctgctgctataaccctgatcaaggcattcaag ggtgtaagagccgctgctggatcgtcatcggcaattcctccgacatcaagcaccactacttctgacaaaccttcagag caacaaatgggtacatcggcaagcgtaccagatgtccaagctccacaaccaacaagtgccgatgcccccccagccaaccgttgctga